A DNA window from Helianthus annuus cultivar XRQ/B chromosome 15, HanXRQr2.0-SUNRISE, whole genome shotgun sequence contains the following coding sequences:
- the LOC110914043 gene encoding uncharacterized protein LOC110914043, with protein MENNDNARINLTGAELKALVDDAVKKALERQYEEYSGTRSRTLSIPHSKPPSKKDEPKKEDDERHPSNNHSDPSQQIILNQGPHDKGCSYKSAADLSLSLTLDIVRGMAAKASENGKRKREDENSRRSDRKSSGLKRDSQQSVEKTKCETCRKYHLGKCRFESQPLPCGICKSQEHKTLDCEKLKDATCYGCNERGHVKTNCPKNQKKPEEAKRTNA; from the exons ATGGAGAACAATGATAACGCCCGAATTAATTTAACGGGTGCTGAACTAAAAGCGTTGGTAGACGACGCAGTTAAGAAGGCCTTAGAGCGGCAGTACGAAGAGTATAGTGGGACTCGTAGTAGGACCCTATCTATACCACATTCGAAGCCTCCTTCCAAGAAGGATGAACCCAAGAAGGAAGATGACGAGCGTCACCCTTCTAATAATCACAGCGATCCGTCTCAGCAGATCATACTGAATCAAGGACCCCatgataagggttgctcctacaa GTCAGCGGCAGACCTGTCGCTATCTCTTACACTTGATATAGTCAGAGGCATGGCTGCCAAGGCCTCTGAAAATGGAAAGAGAAAAAGGGAGGATGAGAATTCTCGTCGCTCCGATAGGAAGAGTTCCGGGTTAAAAAGAGACAGTCAGCAGTCGGTTGAGAAGACCAAGTgcgaaacctgtaggaaataccacctcgggaaatgcagattcGAATCTCAGCCCCtaccttgtgggatttgcaaatcacAGGAACATAAAACCCTGGATTGCGAAAAGctaaaagatgcaacctgttacGGTTGTAACGAGAGGGGGCAtgtcaagaccaactgccctaagAATCAGAAGAAACCCGAAGAAGCCAAAAGAACAAACGCATGA